In Leishmania major strain Friedlin complete genome, chromosome 34, the following proteins share a genomic window:
- the MDR1 gene encoding p-glycoprotein: MPEGSERGASAKGGSVFEWEDRQGSFSPHQPIAEGLVERGDCCEHNDYRYGPAPQSRELIDMSHTYDVYVDEGKLALVNKPADQSDSTHGGSGYDSRNPLFSAEEEVKRAAVNESVSPIAIFRYADTTDRALMIIGTIFAICSGAGMPFFSFIFGRIAMDLMSGVGSVELSAAKMSLIMVYVGIGMFVTCGGHVLCWTVTASRQEGRIRLNFFRAVLRQDIGWHDEHSPGELTARMTGDTHVIQNGINDKLSQGIMNGAMGIIGYIAGFAFSWELTLVMVGMMPFIIVMTAIIGNIVSKMTESSLKHFAKAGSLATEVMENIRTVQVFGREDYELQRFAEAVLHAQDRGIRKEFAGNLSAAVIMALVYLSYTIAFFFGSYLVEWGRRDMADIISTFLAVLMGSLGLGFVAPSVTAFTESRAAAYAIFKAIDRVPPVDIDADGVPVTGFEQSIEFRNVRFSYPTRPDMILFRDLNLTIRCGQKIAFSGSSGCGKSSMLGLIQRFYDPAGGTVLCDGVDMRELCLRDWRDQIGIVSQEPNLFAGTMMENVRVGKPNATEEEVIEACRQANVHDTIMSLPDQYNTPVGAVGSQLSGGQKQRIAIARALVKRPPILLLDEATSALDRKSEMEVQRSLDRLMEKGGMTVIVIAHRLATIRNVDCIYYVKYDGAEGSKITESGTFDELMELGGEFAAMARIQGVSTGDVRSGARGQDCGKANDFLNVILDEAALAHLDEEAPRTARQKVPIEELAKWEVNDVNVGFRRLMGMNKDKSWAVALGILGSAVGGAARPTSSILMGYMLRVLGEYSVNKNVEQLRSGTNLYAPLFILFSFATFLGWVLHGFYGYAGEHLTTKIRVLLFRQIMRQDMNFFDIPGRDAGTLAGMLSGDCEAVHQLWGPSIGLKVQTVCIVASGVVVSFIYQWKLALVALACMPLLIGCSLAERTMMNGYTKSKEGDTSDTIVTEALSSVRTVTSFNMKADRVEAFEATLRVETPRSVKKGIIAGSIYGATQFIYYSAYALCFWYGSKLIDRGEAQFTDVMIASMSILLGAQNAGEAGAFATKLADAERSAKRVFSVIDRVPDVDIEQPGDKDLGKGCDVDFRKVQFIYSARPKQVVLASVNLRFGDGTANGLMGQTGCGKSTIIQMLARFYDRRSGLICVNGKDLSSLDIAEWRRNISVVLQEPNLFSGTVRENIRYAREDATDDEVEEAARLAQIHWEIVKWPDGYNTEVGYKGSALSGGQKQRVAIARGLLRRPKLLLLDEATSALDNVTEAKVQEGINAYQAKYGVTSVSIAHRLTTIRHCDQIILLDSGHIIEQGSHEELMALGGEYMMRYDLYTGASS, from the coding sequence ATGCCCGAGGGCTCTGAAAGGGGTGCGAGCGCCAAGGGCGGCTCCGTCTTTGAATGGGAGGATAGACAGGGGTCATTTTCTCCCCACCAACCCATTGCGGAGGGGCTGGTCGAACGCGGCGACTGTTGCGAACACAATGACTATAGATACGGTCCGGCACCGCAGTCGAGGGAGTTGATCGATATGTCGCACACGTATGACGTGTATGTGGACGAGGGAAAGCTGGCACTGGTGAATAAGCCTGCCGATCAGAGTGACAgcacgcacggcggcagtggctaCGACAGCCGCAATCCTCTGTTCAgtgccgaggaggaggttaagagggcggcggtgaaCGAAAGTGTGAGCCCTATAGCGATTTTTCGCTACGCCGACACGACTGACCGTGCTCTCATGATTATTGGCACCATCTTTGCAatctgcagcggtgccggcatgcccttcttctcttttATATTTGGCCGTATCGCAATGGATCTCATGTCTGGCGTGGGCAGTGTCGAGCTCAGCGCGGCGAAGATGTCGTTGATCATGGTGTACGTCGGTATCGGCATGTTCGTGACCTGTGGTGGCCACGTGCTATGCTGGACGGTGACAGCGTCTCGTCAGGAAGGGCGCATCCGTCTGAACTTCTTTcgcgctgtgctgcgccAGGACATTGGGTGGCACGACGAGCACAGCCCTGGCGAGCTGACCGCTCGCATGACGGGCGACACACATGTGATCCAGAATGGCATTAACGATAAGTTGTCGCAGGGTATCATGAACGGCGCCATGGGTATCATCGGCTACATCGCCGGCTTCGCGTTTTCGTGGGAGTTGACGCTTGTGATGGTCGGCATGATGCCCTTCATTATTGTTATGACTGCCATAATCGGCAACATCGTGTCCAAGATGACAGAGTCGTCGCTCAAGCACTTTGCGAAGGCCGGCTCTCTGGCGACGGAGGTGATGGAGAACATCCGCACGGTGCAGGTGTTTGGCCGCGAGGACTACGAGTTGCAGCGGTTCGCTGAAGCGGTCCTGCACGCCCAGGACCGTGGTATCCGCAAAGAGTTTGCGGGCAACCTTTCTGCAGCGGTGATCATGGCCCTCGTATATCTCAGCTACACTATCGCCTTTTTCTTCGGCTCCTACCTAGTCGAATGGGGTCGCCGTGACATGGCGGATATCATTTCTACCTTTCTGGCCGTGCTGATGGGTAGCCTTGGCCTCGGGTTCGTGGCACCCAGCGTGACTGCATTCACCGAGTCCCGTGCTGCCGCGTACGCGATCTTCAAGGCGATCGACCGTGTACCACCGGTGGACAtcgacgctgacggcgtaCCTGTAACGGGCTTTGAGCAGAGCATCGAGTTTCGCAACGTGCGGTTCTCGTACCCGACTCGCCCGGACATGATACTGTTCCGCGACCTGAACCTGACGATCAGGTGCGGGCAGAAGATTGCGTTCTCCGGGTCGTCTGGGTGCGGCAAGTCGTCGATGCTCGGGCTGATCCAGCGCTTCTACGACCCTGCTGGCGGCACCGTGCTGTGCGACGGCGTGGACATGCGCGAGCTATGCCTGCGCGACTGGCGCGACCAGATCGGGATCGTGTCGCAGGAGCCCAACCTGTTCGCGGGGACGATGATGGAGAACGTGCGCGTGGGGAAACCCAacgcgacggaggaggaggtgatcGAGGCCTGCAGACAGGCGAACGTCCACGACACCATCATGAGCCTGCCGGACCAGTACAACACGCCCGTGGGTGCTGTGGGCTCTCAGCTGTCGGGCGGGCAGAAGCAGCGAATCGCGATTGCGCGCGCACTCGTCAAGCGGCCGCCGAtcctgctgctggacgaggcGACGAGTGCGCTGGACCGGAAGTCTGAGATGGAGGTACAGCGTTCGTTGGACCGGCtgatggagaagggcgggaTGACCGTGATCGTGATTGCGCACCGGCTCGCGACAATCCGCAACGTGGATTGCATCTACTACGTGAAGTACGACGGCGCGGAGGGGAGCAAGATCACGGAGAGCGGGACGTTCGACGAGCTGATGGAGCTCGGTGGAGAGTTTGCTGCCATGGCGAGGATCCAGGGCGTGTCTACTGGTGACGTGAGGAGCGGCGCAAGGGGGCAGGACTGCGGCAAGGCAAATGACTTCCTGAACGTGATTCTGGACGAGGCGGCTCTTGCGCAcctggacgaggaggcgccgcgcACGGCGCGTCAGAAGGTGCCAATCGAGGAGCTCGCCAAGTGGGAAGTGAATGATGTGAACGTTGGCTTCCGACGGTTGATGGGAATGAATAAGGACAAATCGTGGGCTGTGGCTCTGGGTATTCTCGGCTCGGCGGTCGGTGGCGCCGCCCGACCTACGAGCTCCATCTTGATGGGCTACatgctgcgcgtgcttgGCGAGTATAGTGTTAACAAGAATGTTGAACAACTGCGCAGTGGAACCAACCTGTACGCTCCGCTGTTTattctcttttcgtttgcAACCTTCTTGGGTTGGGTTCTGCACGGCTTTTACGGATACGCAGGTGAGCACTTGACAACGAAGATCCGCGTGTTGCTGTTCCGTCAGATCATGCGCCAGGACATGAACTTCTTTGACATTCCCGGACGTGATGCTGGCACCCTGGCCGGGATGCTATCCGGCGACTGCGAGGCCGTGCATCAGCTGTGGGGCCCGTCGATTGGCCTGAAAGTGCAGACGGTATGCATTGTTGCTTCTGGGGTTGTGGTGAGCTTCATCTACCAGTGGAAGCTTGCGCTTGTAGCGCTGGCTTGCATGCCGTTGCTCATTGGCTGCAGCCTTGCTGAGCGTACGATGATGAACGGGTATACAAAGAGCAAGGAGGGTGACACAAGCGACACGATTGTGACGGAGGCGCTGTCGAGTGTGCGCACAGTGACATCGTTCAACATGAAGGCGGATCGCGTTGAGGCCTTCGAGGCAACACTGCGAGTAGAGACGCCGCGCAGTGTAAAAAAGGGCATCATTGCCGGCAGCATCTATGGCGCCACACAGTTTATTTATTACAGCGCCTACGCCCTGTGCTTCTGGTATGGTAGCAAACTGATTGACCGGGGCGAGGCGCAATTCACGGATGTCATGATCGCGAGCATGTCGATCCTGCTCGGTGCGCAGAACGCCGGTGAAGCTGGTGCATTCGCGACGAAGCTGGCAGACGCGGAGCGCTCTGCGAAACGTGTGTTCAGCGTGATCGACCGCGTGCCTGACGTGGACATCGAGCAGCCCGGCGACAAGGATCTGGGCAAGGGCTGTGACGTTGACTTCCGAAAGGTGCAGTTCATCTATTCTGCGCGACCGAAGCAGGTTGTGCTTGCGTCCGTGAACCTGCGGTTCGGCGACGGAACGGCCAACGGGCTGATGGGGCAGACGGGGTGCGGAAAGTCGACGATCATTCAGATGCTTGCCCGCTTCTACGATCGGCGCTCTGGGCTGATCTGCGTGAATGGGAAGGACCTGTCGTCACTGGACATCGCGGAGTGGCGGCGCAACATCAGTGTTGTGCTCCAGGAGCCGAATCTGTTCAGCGGGACTGTGCGGGAAAACATCCGCTACGCGCGCGAGGACGCGACGGACGATGAAGTCGAGGAGGCCGCGCGGCTTGCACAAATCCACTGGGAGATCGTGAAGTGGCCAGATGGCTACAACACGGAAGTGGGGTACAAAGGCAGCGCGCTGTCTGGCGGTCAGAAGCAGCGCGTTGCGATCGCGcgcgggctgctgcggcgaccgaaactgctgctgctggacgaggcGACGAGCGCGCTCGACAATGTGACGGAGGCGAAGGTGCAAGAGGGCATCAACGCGTACCAGGCGAAATACGGGGTCACGTCGGTAAGCATTGCGCACCGGTTGACAACGATCCGCCACTGCGACCAGATCATCCTGCTAGACTCTGGGCACATCATCGAGCAGGGCAGCCACGAGGAGCTGATGGCGCTTGGCGGGGAGTACATGATGCGCTATGACCTGTACACGGGCGCGAGCTCGTGA